From a region of the Bradyrhizobium guangdongense genome:
- a CDS encoding transposase, producing the protein MSDLPDELPSDPAELRVFAAALLDRCARLERLLKLAKDAQFGRSSEKLDADQLQFVLEDIDQAVAALEAAEDRPNPRVCEKRAAARRANRV; encoded by the coding sequence ATGAGTGATTTGCCTGATGAACTGCCGAGCGATCCGGCCGAGTTGCGGGTCTTTGCCGCGGCTCTGCTGGATCGCTGCGCCAGGCTCGAGCGGTTGCTCAAGCTTGCAAAAGATGCGCAGTTCGGTCGGTCCTCGGAAAAGCTGGACGCTGATCAGCTGCAGTTTGTTCTGGAGGATATCGATCAGGCCGTCGCCGCCCTCGAAGCAGCCGAAGATCGCCCCAATCCCAGAGTTTGCGAGAAGAGAGCTGCCGCGCGCAGAGCCAACAGGGTTTAA
- a CDS encoding tyrosine-type recombinase/integrase, with protein sequence MEVEKYLGRSRLYRRLRSGPHGQLVERYAARLIEERLVRHGTWRCLNVVGGLLSWMAGRRYKLVDLDEQVVERYLRHRGGRQSIQPGDRAALKRWLSVLREEGVIAPSVLPPLTPHERIFKEFDAYLRSERGLAPRSIVRHLPVIRRFLHEVCSGGAALGKISQEDVIRYIERHAQDWSPGTGKAMCWSLRAFLRYLHHRGLNARPLADCVPSMRRWKLATLPTYLPAAQVRKALDGCDRETVMGRRDYAILLLLAKLGLRADEVATLTLDDIDWRASEILVRAKGRQRARMPIPPDVGAAIVAYLRNGRPKSSCRRLFVRTLAPHVGFASGCAITMIAKAALDRVGIEGCAHRGAHIFRHSLATELLRSGATLSEIGQLLRHENHDTTRIYSKVDIDALRTLSLPWPGGVQ encoded by the coding sequence ATGGAAGTTGAAAAGTACTTGGGCAGAAGCCGGCTGTACCGGCGTCTCAGAAGCGGGCCGCACGGACAACTCGTCGAGCGCTACGCCGCTCGTCTCATCGAAGAGAGGCTCGTTCGGCACGGCACGTGGCGTTGCCTCAACGTGGTTGGCGGGCTCCTGAGTTGGATGGCGGGCCGTCGCTACAAGCTGGTCGATCTCGATGAGCAGGTCGTTGAGCGGTACCTCCGGCATCGAGGCGGAAGGCAGTCTATCCAACCCGGTGACCGGGCCGCGCTCAAGCGATGGCTGTCGGTGCTGCGCGAGGAAGGCGTGATCGCGCCGTCGGTGCTGCCGCCTCTCACCCCGCACGAACGGATCTTCAAGGAGTTCGATGCCTACCTGCGATCAGAGCGCGGCTTGGCCCCGAGGTCCATCGTCCGCCATCTCCCGGTCATCCGCAGGTTCCTGCACGAGGTGTGCTCCGGCGGCGCCGCCCTGGGCAAGATCAGCCAAGAGGACGTGATCCGCTACATTGAGCGCCACGCCCAGGATTGGAGCCCGGGAACAGGCAAGGCGATGTGCTGGTCGTTGCGCGCCTTTCTCCGTTACCTCCACCATCGGGGGCTGAACGCGCGCCCGTTGGCGGATTGCGTTCCATCGATGCGGCGATGGAAGCTCGCAACTCTGCCGACCTATCTGCCTGCGGCACAGGTGCGGAAGGCTCTCGACGGTTGCGACCGAGAGACAGTGATGGGACGGCGGGACTACGCCATTCTGTTGTTGCTAGCCAAGCTCGGCCTGCGGGCCGACGAGGTCGCGACGCTCACCCTTGATGATATCGACTGGCGCGCCAGCGAGATACTCGTTCGCGCCAAGGGCCGACAGCGTGCACGGATGCCGATACCGCCAGACGTTGGCGCGGCCATCGTTGCATATCTCCGCAATGGCCGCCCAAAGTCGTCGTGCCGACGATTGTTCGTCCGTACGCTCGCGCCACACGTCGGCTTTGCTTCCGGATGTGCGATCACCATGATCGCCAAGGCCGCTCTCGATCGCGTTGGAATCGAAGGTTGCGCACATCGCGGCGCCCATATCTTCCGACACAGTCTCGCTACCGAGCTTCTCCGATCTGGCGCCACCTTGTCGGAGATCGGACAGTTGCTGCGGCACGAGAACCACGACACTACCCGGATTTACTCGAAGGTCGACATCGATGCGCTGAGAACATTGAGCCTGCCCTGGCCGGGAGGCGTGCAATGA
- a CDS encoding tyrosine-type recombinase/integrase yields MKPACNVATLIERFFTERLMRQLNVSGNTIASYRDTFRLLFMFARVQLRKSPSALTLADLDATFIGAFLTDLEVTRGASAKTRNLRLTAIRSFFRFVSFEEPAHSALIQRVLAIPSKRHDKRKVHFLTRPEIEAVLAAPDRTTWLGRRDHTLLLVAAQTGLRLSELTGLDRDAVHLGSGAHVRCVGKGRKERTTPLTTLARCALQAWLKEPLRKGATALFPNVHGGRLSADSVQSLLGKHVRVAHKSCPSLKAKSVSPHVLRHSAAMELLQAGVDCSVIALWLGHESVETTQTYLHAHLALKEAALAKLKPYERGKLTRFQPNDRLLAFLEAL; encoded by the coding sequence ATGAAGCCCGCTTGCAATGTCGCCACGTTGATCGAGCGCTTCTTCACCGAGCGCCTCATGCGCCAGCTCAATGTTAGCGGCAACACGATCGCCTCCTACAGAGACACGTTCCGGCTGCTGTTCATGTTCGCTCGGGTGCAGCTGCGCAAGTCCCCATCGGCCCTGACGCTCGCCGATCTGGATGCAACGTTCATCGGCGCGTTCCTCACCGATCTCGAGGTAACGCGCGGCGCCAGTGCGAAGACGCGTAACCTGCGTCTGACGGCCATCCGATCCTTCTTCAGGTTCGTGTCCTTCGAGGAACCGGCACACAGTGCGCTGATCCAGCGCGTGCTCGCCATACCGAGCAAGCGTCACGACAAGCGAAAGGTGCACTTCCTGACGCGCCCCGAGATCGAGGCGGTTCTCGCAGCGCCCGATCGAACGACGTGGCTTGGCCGCCGCGATCACACCTTGCTGTTAGTCGCGGCCCAGACAGGCTTACGCCTCTCAGAGCTGACTGGCCTTGACCGGGATGCCGTCCACCTCGGGTCTGGCGCACACGTGCGATGCGTCGGTAAAGGGCGGAAGGAGCGGACCACTCCGCTGACCACACTCGCTCGGTGTGCGCTCCAGGCATGGCTCAAGGAACCGTTGCGGAAAGGAGCAACAGCGTTGTTCCCGAACGTGCACGGGGGCCGGCTCAGTGCCGACAGCGTCCAGTCCCTGCTGGGAAAGCATGTTCGTGTCGCTCACAAGAGTTGCCCGTCTTTGAAGGCCAAGAGCGTGTCGCCGCACGTGCTGAGGCACAGCGCTGCGATGGAACTGCTGCAAGCCGGCGTCGACTGTTCTGTGATCGCGCTGTGGCTCGGTCATGAATCGGTCGAGACGACGCAGACGTACCTGCACGCCCACCTCGCCCTCAAGGAAGCTGCCCTGGCGAAGCTCAAGCCGTACGAGCGCGGCAAGCTAACCCGCTTCCAGCCGAACGACCGCCTGCTCGCCTTTCTGGAGGCGCTCTGA
- a CDS encoding plasmid pRiA4b ORF-3 family protein, whose product MKPEVMRRLVVPVTLRLDRLHLSLQAAFGWTNSHLFEFFAGEVRWGIPDPHNDYAHQPMDASKARPCDVVRETGAKTIHYLYDFGDSWDHVIKLEKWFENTTTEGLPFLLEAAGRCPPEDVGGAPGYAEYLEAIRDPAHPDHEHMRLWGPARFDPNIVDRKALEAAVNALSDTWKPRRRATRTK is encoded by the coding sequence GTGAAACCGGAGGTGATGCGTCGCCTCGTCGTACCCGTCACCCTGCGCTTGGATCGGCTGCATCTGTCGCTTCAGGCGGCATTTGGCTGGACGAACAGCCACCTCTTCGAGTTCTTCGCTGGTGAGGTCCGTTGGGGGATTCCAGATCCTCACAACGATTACGCCCACCAGCCCATGGATGCCAGCAAAGCGCGGCCTTGCGATGTCGTTCGCGAGACTGGCGCCAAGACGATCCATTATCTCTATGACTTCGGCGACAGCTGGGACCATGTGATCAAGCTCGAAAAATGGTTCGAGAACACCACGACGGAGGGACTTCCCTTCTTGCTCGAAGCCGCCGGTCGTTGTCCTCCGGAAGACGTCGGCGGTGCGCCGGGTTATGCCGAATACCTTGAAGCCATCAGAGACCCTGCCCATCCGGACCACGAACATATGCGCCTCTGGGGTCCGGCGCGGTTCGATCCCAACATCGTCGACCGGAAGGCGCTCGAAGCCGCCGTCAACGCGCTGTCCGACACATGGAAACCGCGGCGACGCGCGACGCGAACAAAATAG
- the ccrA gene encoding crotonyl-CoA carboxylase/reductase — protein sequence MDPNTSRQASRQKDLYKVGEVPPLGHVPERMYAWTIRRERHGPPESSMLVEVVPTWPIGEDEVLVMVAAAGINYNGVWAALGAPMSPFDVHLCSYHVAGSDAAGVVWAVGARVRRWRVGDEVVIHCNQDDGDDEDCNGGEPLLSPSQRIWGYETPDGSYAQFCRVQPRQLMPKPAHLSWEQACCYTLTLATAYRMLFGHPPHILKAGDYVLIWGATGGLGVSAVQLATACGANAIGVVSDRTKADYVRSLGAKGVIVRTEFNCWGPMPAVNSPQYGPWLKEVRRFGRAIWDVTGKRDIDIVFEHPGEQTFPVSTIVVKRGGMVVVCGSTTGFNLTFDARYIWMRQKRIQGSHFANLKQANAANRFVLDRRIDPSMSEVLPWEEVARAHTKMWKNQHRPGNMAVLINAPRIGLRNLEDILSAAALP from the coding sequence TTGGACCCCAATACATCACGACAGGCCTCCCGCCAGAAGGATTTGTACAAGGTCGGCGAAGTGCCGCCCCTCGGACACGTTCCCGAACGTATGTACGCGTGGACCATACGGCGCGAGCGCCACGGGCCGCCAGAGAGTTCGATGCTGGTAGAAGTGGTGCCGACTTGGCCGATCGGCGAGGATGAAGTATTGGTCATGGTCGCTGCTGCAGGCATCAACTATAACGGAGTGTGGGCGGCGTTAGGGGCGCCGATGTCCCCCTTTGATGTGCACCTATGCTCCTATCATGTGGCCGGATCGGATGCGGCTGGAGTGGTTTGGGCGGTAGGAGCAAGGGTGCGCCGGTGGAGGGTTGGGGACGAGGTGGTCATCCACTGCAATCAGGACGACGGGGATGATGAGGATTGCAATGGTGGCGAACCGCTCCTCTCACCTTCCCAGAGGATCTGGGGATACGAGACGCCTGATGGTTCTTACGCCCAGTTCTGCCGCGTGCAGCCACGGCAATTGATGCCGAAGCCAGCTCACCTCAGCTGGGAGCAGGCCTGTTGCTACACGCTAACGCTTGCAACGGCTTACCGGATGTTGTTCGGACACCCGCCGCACATTCTAAAGGCTGGCGACTACGTGCTGATTTGGGGTGCTACGGGCGGGCTCGGGGTATCTGCAGTGCAGCTTGCAACAGCATGCGGCGCCAATGCAATCGGAGTCGTTTCCGATCGGACTAAGGCCGATTATGTAAGATCGCTTGGTGCAAAGGGTGTTATAGTCCGCACTGAATTCAATTGCTGGGGCCCTATGCCGGCAGTAAATTCACCTCAATACGGGCCTTGGCTCAAGGAGGTGCGGCGGTTTGGAAGGGCAATTTGGGATGTTACTGGAAAGCGCGATATCGATATTGTGTTCGAGCATCCAGGTGAGCAAACATTCCCCGTCTCGACGATCGTCGTAAAGCGCGGTGGCATGGTAGTCGTTTGCGGCAGCACAACAGGTTTCAATCTTACCTTCGATGCCCGTTATATCTGGATGCGCCAGAAGCGAATTCAAGGTTCTCATTTCGCGAATCTCAAACAGGCAAATGCTGCGAACCGTTTTGTGCTCGATCGCCGAATCGACCCGAGTATGAGCGAGGTCCTGCCGTGGGAGGAAGTTGCGCGAGCGCATACGAAGATGTGGAAGAATCAGCACAGGCCCGGAAACATGGCTGTTCTGATCAATGCGCCGCGAATCGGACTACGAAATTTGGAGGACATTTTATCCGCGGCTGCGTTGCCTTAA
- a CDS encoding acyl-CoA synthetase has product MYQPSKRFRGIISGKRRRRHSEVSDRAIRVAGGLKRFGIGKGDSVCILMRNDIAFVEVTDGIMRAEALAVPVNWHFKRQEIGYILADCGARLLIGHADLLHLLDADLASRLPILSVPTPPEVAEAYKIEGTRLKVPHFARDFEEWIADQPLFAGAPARQPMTMIYTSGTTGCPKGVRRSPPTSEQAIGLEEMRAIVYGSGTRALLPGPLYHSAPNLFGMWFSRRGGALVLMPRFEPEELLRLIEAERIDTILMVPTMFIRLLQLPDSIRRSYDLASLRHVVHGAAPCPPIVKNAMINWWGPIICEFYGSTEAGAVTFASSRESLAKPGTVGKPLEHVQLRVIGADGRELSAGQIGEICSRNVWYPRFKYHNRPGSSAEADDDGFTASGDLGYIDADGYVFLCDRKREVVISGGVNIYPAEIEAALHMIPGVQDCAVFGVPDADFGEALMAVIEPRRREVLRVHDIREKLKTVLADYKIPKIIEIRTSLPREESGKLFKRLLKDPYWEKSGRRI; this is encoded by the coding sequence ATGTATCAGCCGTCTAAACGATTTCGGGGTATTATCTCAGGTAAGAGGCGCCGCCGTCATTCTGAGGTTTCAGATCGCGCAATTCGCGTTGCTGGGGGGCTCAAGCGCTTCGGCATTGGGAAAGGGGACAGTGTATGCATCTTAATGCGGAATGATATCGCATTCGTCGAAGTTACCGATGGGATCATGAGAGCCGAAGCCCTTGCAGTACCTGTAAACTGGCATTTCAAGCGACAGGAGATCGGGTACATTCTGGCCGACTGTGGAGCACGTTTGCTAATAGGCCACGCGGACCTCTTGCATTTGTTGGATGCCGATCTCGCTAGCAGATTGCCAATTCTAAGCGTTCCGACGCCGCCCGAAGTAGCAGAGGCGTACAAGATTGAAGGGACGCGCCTCAAAGTGCCGCACTTCGCGCGGGATTTTGAAGAGTGGATAGCGGATCAGCCGCTCTTTGCAGGAGCGCCCGCGCGGCAGCCGATGACGATGATCTACACCTCAGGAACGACTGGTTGTCCTAAAGGCGTGCGTCGTAGCCCACCAACCAGCGAGCAGGCGATCGGATTGGAGGAAATGCGAGCCATAGTCTATGGATCTGGCACTCGCGCGCTACTCCCAGGCCCGCTTTATCATTCAGCGCCGAATTTATTTGGAATGTGGTTCAGCCGCCGCGGTGGTGCGCTTGTGCTGATGCCGCGGTTCGAGCCTGAAGAGTTGTTGCGGCTGATAGAGGCGGAGAGGATCGACACCATCTTGATGGTGCCGACTATGTTTATTCGCCTTCTGCAGCTGCCCGACAGTATTCGACGAAGCTATGATCTCGCGTCCTTGCGACACGTAGTCCACGGGGCTGCGCCCTGCCCCCCGATCGTGAAGAATGCCATGATAAATTGGTGGGGCCCCATTATATGCGAGTTCTACGGCTCGACGGAGGCCGGTGCGGTAACATTTGCGAGTTCGCGAGAATCACTTGCAAAGCCGGGAACGGTCGGCAAGCCGCTAGAGCACGTTCAGCTGCGTGTGATTGGTGCAGACGGAAGAGAATTGTCGGCCGGACAAATAGGAGAAATCTGTTCACGCAACGTATGGTACCCACGGTTCAAGTACCACAATCGACCTGGGAGCTCTGCCGAGGCCGATGACGACGGTTTCACTGCTTCCGGTGACCTCGGTTATATCGACGCTGATGGATATGTATTTCTTTGTGACCGAAAACGGGAGGTTGTAATCTCAGGCGGTGTCAACATTTATCCCGCGGAGATCGAAGCGGCTCTCCATATGATACCGGGCGTTCAAGACTGTGCTGTGTTTGGCGTTCCGGACGCGGACTTTGGCGAGGCACTGATGGCGGTGATCGAACCGCGCCGACGGGAGGTGCTTAGAGTCCATGACATCCGCGAGAAGTTGAAGACGGTGTTGGCGGACTACAAGATTCCGAAAATAATCGAGATCCGGACCAGCCTTCCGCGTGAAGAGTCTGGCAAGTTATTCAAGAGGCTGCTGAAAGATCCTTATTGGGAGAAGTCAGGACGCAGGATTTGA
- a CDS encoding MATE family efflux transporter produces the protein MKQLSALRRNPRTRTVLSRFAVELRATAVLAWPMALAQLAQVAMMATDLAFVGRLGPRELAAAALATTLYVISFTFGAGLLTPIAPLTAQSLAGKGAADVPRALRMGLWLALLFSLPIMAVCTAGEQVLLALGQEHCAARLSQQYLLGLAWGVTPALWFQAIRHFMGAVGRPQPIFRITLAAIPVNAAIVYLLGFGKLGLPPLDLLGVGIATALVNWGMFVAALWPAIACRPFRDYQVLAHLWHFDWPLLRAIILIGAPISVAVIMQYGVFAAAALLVGRISPSALAAHQITMQIATIAYTVPFGISMAAAVRVSHAVGHNDASGIKRAGLAAILLGVLASALVTVGVIATRFRIAAFFLNKSLNDTDTAIGLTSSLLMVASSFFVADAAQVIAGGGLRGLKDTAKPLLFAIFAYWLIGFPVSFALSWVFGAIGVWIGLSAGAITYAGFLVTRFLLLASRFTV, from the coding sequence ATGAAGCAGCTTTCTGCCTTGCGTCGCAATCCAAGGACACGAACGGTTTTGAGTAGATTCGCTGTCGAGCTCCGTGCGACCGCGGTGTTGGCTTGGCCAATGGCACTGGCGCAGCTTGCTCAGGTCGCAATGATGGCGACGGATCTTGCCTTTGTTGGTCGTCTTGGGCCCCGGGAGCTCGCGGCCGCAGCATTGGCCACCACCCTGTATGTCATAAGCTTCACGTTCGGCGCCGGGTTACTGACGCCGATCGCACCTTTGACGGCACAATCTCTTGCCGGCAAGGGTGCGGCCGATGTGCCGCGTGCACTGCGCATGGGGCTTTGGCTGGCCCTGCTTTTCTCGTTGCCTATTATGGCTGTTTGTACGGCAGGCGAACAAGTTCTGCTCGCCCTCGGTCAGGAACATTGCGCAGCACGGCTATCTCAGCAGTACCTGCTTGGACTCGCGTGGGGCGTGACGCCAGCGCTGTGGTTTCAGGCCATTCGACATTTCATGGGCGCAGTGGGACGGCCGCAACCGATCTTCCGAATTACCCTGGCCGCTATCCCGGTCAACGCGGCCATTGTTTATCTTCTGGGCTTCGGAAAGCTCGGGCTGCCACCACTAGATCTTCTTGGCGTCGGCATTGCGACCGCCCTCGTAAATTGGGGCATGTTCGTAGCAGCTCTATGGCCCGCAATAGCTTGCCGCCCGTTCCGCGACTACCAGGTGCTTGCGCACCTGTGGCACTTCGACTGGCCGCTCCTACGAGCGATCATTTTGATCGGAGCGCCGATCTCGGTAGCAGTCATCATGCAATACGGCGTGTTCGCCGCCGCCGCACTCCTTGTAGGTAGGATCAGCCCGAGCGCGCTTGCCGCTCATCAGATTACGATGCAGATCGCCACAATCGCCTACACGGTGCCCTTCGGCATCAGCATGGCGGCCGCAGTGCGGGTCAGTCATGCGGTCGGGCACAATGACGCCTCCGGTATCAAGCGCGCAGGCCTGGCTGCGATCCTGCTCGGTGTTTTGGCCTCTGCGCTTGTGACGGTTGGGGTCATTGCGACGCGTTTTCGGATCGCCGCGTTTTTCTTAAACAAGTCACTGAACGACACGGACACGGCAATCGGACTGACGTCATCCCTCCTTATGGTTGCCTCAAGCTTTTTCGTAGCTGATGCAGCGCAGGTCATTGCGGGTGGCGGGCTCCGTGGGCTGAAAGACACGGCAAAACCGCTTCTGTTCGCAATCTTTGCGTACTGGCTAATCGGCTTCCCGGTCAGTTTCGCCTTGAGCTGGGTCTTTGGTGCAATTGGAGTCTGGATCGGGTTATCCGCCGGCGCAATTACCTATGCAGGTTTCCTCGTCACCCGTTTTCTGTTGCTGGCAAGTCGCTTTACTGTATAG
- a CDS encoding IS110 family transposase, whose protein sequence is MKQYVGLDVSQKETSMCVVNEEGEVLFEGKAKSDPGALTALLRKRAPQAERIGFETGAMASWLWHELRRVDLPVVCIDARHAHAALSVRMNKSDQNDARGLAELVRVGWYREVKVKSEESQKIRAILVARSRLVAIRRDIENQVRSLIKESGLLFPRAIGLQFRNLVRDLLADGHQLLGVIAPLLSIHEQICKQQSKFDDEVRQLARSDETTRRLMTVPGVGVVTALTFRHTIDDPSRFRSASSVGAYLGLTPRRSQSGETDINGKISRWGDRLLRTYLFEAATVLLYRTKKWSSLKAWGMKLAKRIGMRKAKVAIARKIALVLHCIWVDGTSFDWGQAKEA, encoded by the coding sequence ATGAAGCAATATGTCGGACTCGATGTATCGCAAAAAGAAACTTCGATGTGCGTGGTCAATGAAGAGGGCGAGGTCTTGTTCGAGGGGAAGGCCAAGTCCGACCCGGGGGCGCTCACGGCACTGCTTCGCAAGCGGGCGCCACAGGCGGAGCGCATCGGCTTTGAGACCGGCGCGATGGCGAGTTGGCTGTGGCATGAACTTCGCAGGGTCGATCTTCCGGTGGTTTGCATCGACGCTCGGCATGCCCACGCGGCCTTGTCGGTACGCATGAACAAGAGCGATCAGAATGATGCTCGAGGTCTGGCCGAACTGGTGCGAGTTGGCTGGTATCGAGAAGTCAAAGTCAAGAGCGAGGAAAGTCAGAAGATTCGCGCGATACTCGTCGCGAGATCCCGGCTCGTGGCCATTCGTCGAGATATCGAAAACCAGGTCCGCAGCCTGATCAAAGAATCCGGGCTGCTGTTTCCACGCGCGATAGGCCTGCAGTTCCGCAATCTGGTCCGTGACCTGTTGGCTGACGGTCATCAGCTCCTCGGTGTGATCGCGCCGCTTCTGTCGATCCATGAGCAGATCTGCAAGCAGCAAAGCAAGTTCGACGATGAAGTCCGACAGCTTGCGAGGTCGGATGAGACGACGCGTCGCTTAATGACGGTTCCTGGTGTTGGTGTGGTGACTGCCTTGACGTTCCGGCATACGATCGATGACCCATCGCGATTCCGATCAGCATCGAGCGTCGGCGCCTATCTGGGTCTTACACCGCGGCGCAGTCAGTCTGGCGAAACGGATATCAATGGCAAGATATCCCGATGGGGCGACCGTCTTCTCCGAACTTACCTGTTCGAAGCGGCGACAGTTCTGCTTTATCGGACGAAGAAATGGTCTTCTCTCAAGGCTTGGGGAATGAAGCTTGCCAAGCGGATTGGCATGAGAAAGGCAAAGGTTGCTATCGCGCGGAAGATCGCCCTAGTTCTTCACTGTATCTGGGTAGACGGCACATCGTTCGACTGGGGCCAGGCGAAGGAAGCCTGA